aggtCACCTCTTGCTGGGATGCGGACCGACAGGACAATCACATATTCCCCTTTACATGAAGAATTAATCACAATCCTCACCAAGGGTATAAGAAAAGTTGCTGCAACTAGCAGCTTTTTCGCCATCTCAGGGGCTTTCAATATCAACCAGCCTCTCAGTCCATGACCACGTTTGTCTATTACCAGGTAaaagatgcatgaattataatctagaattaacttctACCAAGTTTTAGACGAAGAAGAAGCAGCCGCCGGCTCAGtctgtcaacaatagcagcgtaaggTAGCATTAGCGCACTGCGATCAATGCGCCGTTAAAATATGCtttctgcattagcgcttataataacaatatcgctcgtatttggttaattttcatcCCACAAaatttaaatggagtattgttggtagggctgtcccggtaccaaaatgtattgcgATACCTTGATAATATTCAAATGCGGATAATGAAtaaatttaattttaacaaaaaatcttgcgatacattaaacatatggttcttattgcaatcaaaaaacaattttagaggcgtaggaggccacggggaagacccaggacacgttgggaagactatgtctcccggctggcctgggaacgcctcgggatcccccgggaagagctagacgaagtggctggggagagggaagtctgggcttccctgcttaggctgctgcccccgcgacccgacctcggataagcggaagaagatggatggaggattaaaaaaataagaggcattaaacacattgggcttttcttCCAGCACTATCTAGGATTagaatcaaaatcagaaatacATTATTAATCCCGGAGGGGAAaataagattttcagcacaatcaaattcaagatcagacaaacattacagggagacagaacaggattgctgacgatAGGTTGGAAAAGCATAAAAAGCTTTACTGACAAtatattaaatgcttcatgatttatggttgaaATGCTTGcctataaagaaaaataaaatcattatttAATACTAAAAATATTAGGAGCGAAATATTCAAaatgaggcttcacggtggcagaggggttagtgcgtctgcctcacaatacgaaggtcctgcagtcctgggttcaaatccaagctcgggatctttctgtgtggagtttgtatgttctccccgtgaatgcgtgggttccctccgggtactccggcttcctcccacttccaaagacatgcacctggggataggttgattggcaacactaaattggccctagtgtgtgaatgtgagtgtgaatgttgtctgtctatctgtgttggccctgcgatgaggtagcgacttgtccagggtgtaccccgccttccgcccgattgtagctgagataggcgccagcgccccccgcgaccccaaaaaaagggaataagcggtagaaaacggatggatggatattcaaaaTGGCTGGCTGAATTTGTGGCGTTTTGTGAGGTTTAGactgtattttcacatactttgtggattgtaaatacaatgatggatacaatgaaacacaattaagcatataagACTTGACATAAAAAGCAGCTTCTTACCTGATGTTTCATGAAATGTTGCATGTACATGTGACTGCTTCTCAATACTTTGAGACAGAAAGGACACAAGAGGTCTTTTGTGTTTTCATGAACAGTTCGGAAATGTGTCTCCACGTCTGAGAAAAAGGAGGACCTATAATTGCACACCTGGAGAAAAGATAAAAAGCGTATAATAAACAGCATCACAATATGAAGCTCATGCAACAATGATTTGCCAGGAAGCTGCTGACCTGACAGACATAAGGCATCTCCCCAGGCTTATGGTTGTCTTTCATATGCTCCAGCAGCACTTGCTCGGACTCGAACGCCAGCTCACATATCTTGCAATTGGCTGAAGAAGGAAATAGAAGTTCAAACGCGTCACATCGAGGGTTGCATAAACCTGCAGCTGAAAAGGCCACGATGTGACATACTGGTGGATTCGATGGGGCTGTGAGCGCTCTCGATGTGGCACTGCAGCTGGAATGGAGTCAGGTACTGGCGATAGCAATGCTGGCAAGTTGTGTGGCTCTCCCAGCTCTCATTGCTCTGCTTCTCCAGCTCAAGGTGGTGTTTCATGTGGTTCATGAACCTGCAACATAAGGTGTGACACACGAGTCACCTGAATGCTCACAAATCTATAATGTGCCAAATTAAAGATAATACAGTCCGACCTTATTTTACAAACTTTTCGCTTAACCAACCACAGaccaaataaaaatatgcttCTGTGTACAAATGTTTCATGCAcccactttttattttatattcttAATCATTGTAATGACTTTACTTTTAAAGataaggagttttgtgatttcatATTGTGAGTGTACCAaagggctagtgacagtgtgtgtctGTAGAGCGGCTGTTTAGGAGGACAGTTCCTCTTGTTGTTTTTGCTTGTTAATAAATAGAAAATTGATCCATCAAACCGTTATGTTATTTGATATAGAGTACTGAATAGTGGTTTGTATTATGTTCAAAAtatactaaaatatggacttttgtcaaagttgtaacccattattcatgtttacattgtatcTTATTGAGAAAAAtgttcaatatacaaacttttatatttacaaaaataaGTACATTTCGTAAATCAGGGTTCCACTGTGTAGTAAAATCAAGGGTGTTTTGTTGGCTACAGGTCCCAAAATAATGATTCTCCATTcaccacacccatttaataacacAGTAAGGGATAGTGTGGCTCAGACGGTACAGCAAATGTGCCAGAAAATTGAGGGTCCCAGGCccccgccgttgtgtccttgggcaaggcacgtcacccaccttgctcccagttccgctcacactggtgtatgaatgtgagtgaatgtttggtggtggtcggggGGGCTGAAggtgcaaattggcagccacacttccgttaGTCTAGCCCAgaacagctgtggctacaaatgtagcttaccaccactaaaatgtgaagtgaatgaatgatgggtacACAGTTCTCTGTCTAGTGCTTTGAATGTCTAGAAAAGTGCTGTAAAATCTGATCCATTAATAATATTACCCTCATGAAACAAGGCCTATTTTTCAGTCTGTGCATTTTACTACATCAGCACCCCCAGTAGAATATGGATGACCAGTGACCTGCAGGGTTAGAGTGCAATTGAGGTACAAATGTGCTTCCCTGTTAAAAACCTCAAGCACCTATACCTTCACAAAGGGTCCTTAGCAGCATTAGTTCGAGACTGCAAAAAAAACCCAGCATATCTTCTTAAGGTATAgtaccaaaaaaattaaacaggATATACTTTAGAGCaatggtctccaacctttttggtccacgcttgataatttgtcccgcgtccCGGGGCGgggattctttttttgtttgttttgggtttttttgtcatgaaaaagggaggtttttttgggttggtgcactaattgtaagtgtatcttgtgttttttatgttgatttaataaaataaaaaaaatatataaaaaaaatataaaaaattcttctgaggcccagtaccaatcgaggCCGGTGGttgggggaccactgctttagaataGTGAACGTACAGCTTGTATAGCAATATAAATGTACTGTTGATGAAATGAGTAAATACTCTGACATTACAGTCTAAACAACTGGCAACACAAGCAGGTACCTAGACCTGCAGTAGTTTCTTTCTCAGCATTGTTTTTTTCCCGGGTGAGGAAGTAGTTTTCCTCAGTAAACACATTAACATACCTGATATTGCTCTTGAGAACTTTCATACAGCTTTGACACTTGAAAGTGGTGTTACTTCTTTGTAGAGACGTTTTGTCAGGTTGCCCGTCAGCTTGGCCATAGTAAAAATCTGAGACCAGCATGATAAGTTTATGTGTGACCATGCTATTGGCTAGTGAAATGTTAGTGTCCATTCTGACCAGGCAGCTCTGGAACAGACATTGTTAAAGTAAACGAGTGTTAagaatacaatttttttatatttcaacAATGACAAACTAACAACATGCATACTTACAGTCATATGATGATTCAGGGCCTCCTGCTGATAGAATTCTTCTTGACAATTTGGGCATTTTTTCTTTGATGTACCATTTTCCACTGGCTTAGTTGTGTTTGATTGCCCTACTGTACAAAAAAGCATTGACTCAAATATAGTCAGAAACTATTAGTGCTATTAATGTTAGTTTAGTTTTTTCTCCTTAAGCTACTCCCTTTAAGCCCtttgtaccacagtttgagttGTGGCATTAGAAAATAATGCAATTCTGTGAATACAACTTACCAACATCAACTTTAATTTTCTTAATAATGTTGACCATCTGCTCTTGTGGCAACACTCGTTTCATCGTGTTTTTTTCTGTACGAtaccccaaaataaaataaaaatcaaataagCGGACAGATTAACAGGGATTGCCAATCCAATGTGATAGCTTCCAAAAGCGCACCTGTGTTTACACTGTTAGCCTGCACAGGCATGGTGATGGTCTGCAGAGAATTGGCCTGGCTGACCTGCAGCAGATTGGATTTGGCTGAGTAAACAGCGGGGCTCTGAACATTAGCCAATGTTACAACATTGCTGGTGATTTGCTGCACGTGAGGCCGATGGACAACACCAGGTATCGTCGTGACAGGGGTGACTCGCTGGAGTAGCTGCTTCTGCTGACCAGCTGAAATGCACAAAATGTAAACGcttaaaagcacatttaaaactAAAGCAATTATCATTTTACTTCGACAACTCTACCTGGTACGATGGTAAATTTTGTCCCAGGAGGATACTGTTTCCCAAGGGTGGCAATTAGGTTACTGTTGTTAGTTAACTGCGGGGACGTAACAATGAAgcccttgggaaaaaaaaaaaaaacatgtcaaaatatataatattaattaCACAAGTTCCTTGGAAAATATGTAATAGTTTTAATTTCAATACCTGATTGTTGACAATAACAGGCCGTGGAGTCAGGGTTGTGAGATTGGCTACACTAGTACCAGTGATGGCATTTCCAGCAATTTTCAATGGTAACATAATAGATGAGGAGCTCAGGGTAGGCTGAGTAGCAGGAACAGACTTTGCATCATGCTTTCTAACATTGTCCTTTGAACGAGGCGCAGCAATAGAGTCACTATTGTGTTCCTTTTTGGCTGTAAAAcatgttacaagaaaaaaaactcagATAAATATTTCACGATGGGAACAATAATAATGGCTGAGTATGTAGAGAAAACTTCAATATCAATAATTCACAAACAGATGATAGCAAACTAATGTCATTGCAATTGGATTGCATAAAAACTATCCCAAACATTTTTTATAACACCAAAGTAAAATTCTACTTAAATGTGTGCACATACGCAGCACTCCAACAAAAATGGGCTCGTCGTCATCCTCAATTAACTGCTCTGAAGCTGCTTTCTGCCATGGCTCCAGCTCTTCTTCCACACATTCCATAAAAAGCTCAGACATGTTGGATCTACAACACAAATTGACACCATTTTTAATGAAAATCACTAGGAAAGAAGAAACAGCAAATCAAGTCCAGTGTTTCCAATGCATTCATTGACTTGTGAGGCCCGTCAGTACAGAGTGGAAATCAGCAGACTGGCCTAACCGTAAAACAAAAGCGATCAATACTTATTACTACAGAGTGTGGTGACTATACctgtaaattgaaatgtatttgttgttttaagtCAATTTTGTTATgttaaaattttattttgttaactgtACAAGTTTAAGACAATCACATAATTAATTTTCGTTAGCTTGTCAATGGATCCGGATAGCCATTGCATGTTGGCATTAAGCTAGCGGCTAAGCTACCAGTAGGTTGCCAAAACTTTCTTTGTAGCTTGCCAAAGGATTTGGGAAATGGGACGTATTACTATGCACAGCTGTCTAAAACAGCCGCTATATACTGACCAAGTGATCAAGGGATTTCAACGGCACTTCAACGCAAACAAGTACTTTCACACAGAATAGTTTAAGCAACTGGGAATCAGTTCTCAATATTCCCTAACCATGATTGATCTAACACGGCACAACTAggaatgtaacaatatgaaaagTTCATAtcacgattattattattattactgtattcATTAGAGGTGGTAAAAATGATCGTTTCTACAATCCATCACGATTAGAGCATAAGCGATTCATGAATCGATGCACAAATGTCAAACATTGATTATTTATGTACGTTAAAGTAATACAGATGGTTCTTAAATGCAACATTAATGTGGATGTTCTCTAGACAAAAAATTTAAGTCAAGTTGTAACAGTGGGAGAACCATTAGCTAAAAGTCTTTTAATGTTATGTGTTAGCGCAGACAAACGAAGGGGAAGAAGATGACAAGTTTATTCCAGCTGCGACGCTAAGGTAGTTTGAATGGGAAGTAGTGAAACAGGAAAAGAATAAATGCTTTGTACACTTCAACAGAAGGTTAAAAGAAACTGTGTTTTAGAAAAGCGTAACCATGTAAGGAGAGGAAATTAGTAACTAGATTAATAAGTCAAGAGAGACAGTAATATCCACAAAGTACGGCAACACCAGCCATAGATATGAGCAGATTGACAGCACGTCTTTGAGTTGCGGGTTTGTGGCGACTGGGGCAAAAATTCCAAAACATTCTTTGGTTTTAGAAggttctgcatttgacccatcgtcTCTTGATGAGCGGCGGGCAGCCATCATGTAGTGCCCGGGACCGTGCCCGGGACCGTACCTGGCTCATCGTGATTTAGCTTCTCGGCCGGTGAAGCGTTCGTGTGAGGGCAACCCAGAAAGCAGTGACCATGGTGGAGGAAGAGCAATGTGAACCAGGAACTTTCTTGTTATTGCACAACCCGCTCTCAATAATAACATAAGCTATATTACGAATATACGATATTatgttcctctttgcagcacctctcaaactccatcaggttggataggAAGAGTCAATGTTTAGATGTTAAATCAAATTCAAGTCTGGACTCTGGCTGGGCCACTcaaggacatttacagagttgtcctgaagccattcctttgatatTTTGTGCAtagggtcattgtcctgctgaaagatgGGCCGCCGCCCCAGTCTGAGTTCAAAAGCAGGTTTTTTTCCAGTATGTCCCTgtatattgctgcattcatcttttactctgtcctagggctgggcgatatggcctattaatatctcgatatttttaggccatgtcacgatacacaatatatatctcgctATTTTGTCtataatgcatataatcacaccactatgatgattctgtgtgtctacattaaaacattcttgatcATACTgcataatatatgctcattttaaactttcatgcagagaggaaaatcacaactatGTCCAATtttctccagtgctttcaatacTATACAGCCTGGGCTATtaggtgtgaagttggagaagatgcaggtggaggcccccttggtgtcctgggttgtagattacctgactgacagaccacagtacagtacattcgactgcaggactgtgtgtctgacaggctggtcagtaACACTGGGGCcccgcagggtacagtcctctcccccttcctcttcaccatttacaccgccgatttccactatcagagtccggccaccttcagaagttttctgattactctgcgatagtggggtgtattgaggatggtgatgatgaggaatacagggcactagtggaggactttgtcacatggtgtggaaagaaccacctccagctcaatgtgacgaagaccaaggagctggttgtggacctgggaaggaggaggagtactctggcgacccctgtttccatcaggggggtcgatgcggacatggttgaggattataaatacctcggactacactcgacaacaagctgaatgggtcaaaacacgctgaggccctctacaagaagggacagagctgcctctacttcctcaggaggctaggatccttcaacgtctgtacaaagatgttgaagatgttctacgagtcggtggtggcgagtgCTTTCTTGTACGCCGcggcctgctggggcagcgggctgagagtgagggacgcaaacaggctGGACACGTTGGttgagaaggccagtaacgtggtgggagtggagctgaactctctggcggtggtgtcaaagaggagaagtctagcaaaactcctacccattatggacaacacctcccacccactacactcggaccttgcggagagaatgagcacgttcagtggaaggctcagactccctaaatgtaacacggaacgacactggaggtccttcatactgacagccatcagactgtataatgcatatgttccttcttgactgcacttaaatgtagaatatatgtagaatatatttatattattcatatgttatatatataatatatgtcatatattatttattattattattgtttattgtgagctaactgtggtgctgattttcccccagggatcaataaagtactttctgttctattctatttaccaaaactgtatttattaaacagttaagcagtggtataaaacattcatgtaatttccaaaacagaaagtgcaaggttgtcagagacattttaaaacaagctatgagtgcacttgtgtgcaggatgtcactaagatgacaaatcaaaacaacaccaaattaaagtgcactttttgtacagaacgtcactacaatattttaaaacaaagtgcacttttgtgcatgatgtcacacaagatatttcaataactgtcaaataaaaattatctGCATAATAGAcagtcaaatagtgtatgtccttcgctatgtggtaggttactgcggacattctgttgttgactattttttttttcatacggtgttgatctggaaatggtcgcttcggcattttgtgggtgtggcaccggccggagatgttgacatgcagagttacaagcactcctcattctctagcgggtgacttttcaaatgatgctacaaattagcagtgctgctactttttgtagcaacgcttttgccgcatacttgacatattacggttgtctgttcaacatcttgccgcttgaagccaaaacaccgccagacgatggactctgtgctgttttttggggaattaattcttcctttatttgttaccagatttgcacctactttctctcgtattaccactcgcacctgccacagctaacgttacccatgctgctacctctctgctccgggagaccgtgtgacgttgcacgcgtgacagtatgtgacgtatgtaagaaggtgcgcttgttttatgtctctgtgagaagaagagacaagatagcgtgagaaaagcctgtagtataagccgattcataccaaagattataaaaatgggacccattacttccctgcttggcactccgcataaatgtttggaattgggggttaaatcaccaaaaatgattcccgggcgcggcatcgctgctgcccactgctcccctcacctcccagggggtgatcaaaggtgatgggtcaaatgcagagaataatttcgccacacctagtgtgtgtgtgacaatcattggtactttaactttatttaacGCATAAATAAGGCGCAGCGTATCTTGGGTGCAGGCATGGTAAAAAACATGCGCTAGCTTAAAAAATACAATAGCATGCATGGACACTGTTTTAAATTTGCAGCAGGAGC
Above is a genomic segment from Nerophis ophidion isolate RoL-2023_Sa linkage group LG02, RoL_Noph_v1.0, whole genome shotgun sequence containing:
- the znf280d gene encoding zinc finger protein 280C isoform X3: MSELFMECVEEELEPWQKAASEQLIEDDDEPIFVGVLPKKEHNSDSIAAPRSKDNVRKHDAKSVPATQPTLSSSSIMLPLKIAGNAITGTSVANLTTLTPRPVIVNNQGFIVTSPQLTNNSNLIATLGKQYPPGTKFTIVPAGQQKQLLQRVTPVTTIPGVVHRPHVQQITSNVVTLANVQSPAVYSAKSNLLQVSQANSLQTITMPVQANSVNTEKNTMKRVLPQEQMVNIIKKIKVDVVGQSNTTKPVENGTSKKKCPNCQEEFYQQEALNHHMTSCLVRMDTNISLANSMVTHKLIMLVSDFYYGQADGQPDKTSLQRSNTTFKCQSCMKVLKSNIRFMNHMKHHLELEKQSNESWESHTTCQHCYRQYLTPFQLQCHIESAHSPIESTTNCKICELAFESEQVLLEHMKDNHKPGEMPYVCQVCNYRSSFFSDVETHFRTVHENTKDLLCPFCLKVLRSSHMYMQHFMKHQNKGIHRCGKCRLNFLTNKDRVEHRTQVHKTFKKPEILEGLPAGTKVTIRASLSGKTPALSSSVDRATFTLTPETLSVGAKTKPPLGLSKSKPNPSETKPFQRKKNMHGKFNMSLTHISVNGGIYTCIECNARVEDFFLHFPVISNCGACNYRTCCKVAIGNHMIRFHSTVNKSRFHKMDQKKHSSVLKFTLVCLNCDLLVNASGGDIMSKHLNDRPNHVCKVIEEKDNRAGAGTIFVPAQPTAVSKESPNETIPTDDEPKIEKTEHFPHASEEQPESVATLPVEDLPPSLPASLASVTLDGDVDKSLVDANIPEDCLPDPEPNTD
- the znf280d gene encoding zinc finger protein 280C isoform X1, with the protein product MVVSCWVNGCTNRRQSSVKRGFFSIPRIRRHEGELTQKISEDRRRAWLASINRKDEPSQSSKICSDHFVTGKPAALYDRSHPDWAPSVKLSSMPVLTPSKTKTKTDSSLKRSNMSELFMECVEEELEPWQKAASEQLIEDDDEPIFVGVLPKKEHNSDSIAAPRSKDNVRKHDAKSVPATQPTLSSSSIMLPLKIAGNAITGTSVANLTTLTPRPVIVNNQGFIVTSPQLTNNSNLIATLGKQYPPGTKFTIVPAGQQKQLLQRVTPVTTIPGVVHRPHVQQITSNVVTLANVQSPAVYSAKSNLLQVSQANSLQTITMPVQANSVNTEKNTMKRVLPQEQMVNIIKKIKVDVVGQSNTTKPVENGTSKKKCPNCQEEFYQQEALNHHMTSCLVRMDTNISLANSMVTHKLIMLVSDFYYGQADGQPDKTSLQRSNTTFKCQSCMKVLKSNIRFMNHMKHHLELEKQSNESWESHTTCQHCYRQYLTPFQLQCHIESAHSPIESTTNCKICELAFESEQVLLEHMKDNHKPGEMPYVCQVCNYRSSFFSDVETHFRTVHENTKDLLCPFCLKVLRSSHMYMQHFMKHQNKGIHRCGKCRLNFLTNKDRVEHRTQVHKTFKKPEILEGLPAGTKVTIRASLSGKTPALSSSVDRATFTLTPETLSVGAKTKPPLGLSKSKPNPSETKPFQRKKNMHGKFNMSLTHISVNGGIYTCIECNARVEDFFLHFPVISNCGACNYRTCCKVAIGNHMIRFHSTVNKSRFHKMDQKKHSSVLKFTLVCLNCDLLVNASGGDIMSKHLNDRPNHVCKVIEEKDNRAGAGTIFVPAQPTAVSKESPNETIPTDDEPKIEKTEHFPHASEEQPESVATLPVEDLPPSLPASLASVTLDGDVDKSLVDANIPEDCLPDPEPNTD
- the znf280d gene encoding zinc finger protein 280C isoform X2 — encoded protein: MVVSCWVNGCTNRRQSSVKRGFFSIPRIRRHEGELTQKISEDRRRAWLASINRKDEPSQSSKICSDHFVTGKPAALYDRSHPDWAPSVKLSSMPVLTPSKTKTKTDSSLKRSNMSELFMECVEEELEPWQKAASEQLIEDDDEPIFVGVLPKKEHNSDSIAAPRSKDNVRKHDAKSVPATQPTLSSSSIMLPLKIAGNAITGTSVANLTTLTPRPVIVNNQGFIVTSPQLTNNSNLIATLGKQYPPGTKFTIVPAGQQKQLLQRVTPVTTIPGVVHRPHVQQITSNVSQANSLQTITMPVQANSVNTEKNTMKRVLPQEQMVNIIKKIKVDVVGQSNTTKPVENGTSKKKCPNCQEEFYQQEALNHHMTSCLVRMDTNISLANSMVTHKLIMLVSDFYYGQADGQPDKTSLQRSNTTFKCQSCMKVLKSNIRFMNHMKHHLELEKQSNESWESHTTCQHCYRQYLTPFQLQCHIESAHSPIESTTNCKICELAFESEQVLLEHMKDNHKPGEMPYVCQVCNYRSSFFSDVETHFRTVHENTKDLLCPFCLKVLRSSHMYMQHFMKHQNKGIHRCGKCRLNFLTNKDRVEHRTQVHKTFKKPEILEGLPAGTKVTIRASLSGKTPALSSSVDRATFTLTPETLSVGAKTKPPLGLSKSKPNPSETKPFQRKKNMHGKFNMSLTHISVNGGIYTCIECNARVEDFFLHFPVISNCGACNYRTCCKVAIGNHMIRFHSTVNKSRFHKMDQKKHSSVLKFTLVCLNCDLLVNASGGDIMSKHLNDRPNHVCKVIEEKDNRAGAGTIFVPAQPTAVSKESPNETIPTDDEPKIEKTEHFPHASEEQPESVATLPVEDLPPSLPASLASVTLDGDVDKSLVDANIPEDCLPDPEPNTD